The Achromobacter deleyi genome has a window encoding:
- a CDS encoding sugar ABC transporter substrate-binding protein, whose amino-acid sequence MNKLLKRTLLASAFAVQALAASAAHAFDVGIVAFQMSSETHARVANAAAEAARAKGWTVTQLNAEGSLPKLAEQLDTLVNKKVDAIVIAMGKPVETDAQLQSAKEKGIPVVGVMSGASPHMLFDVEVNEYATGAQSVLYLLGKMGYQGNILSARFDGNSGTRIRGKMLDAVLTENTAVKDLAKFSMARTQSWRDDVRNGMQALFLRHQGQFKGVWASFDGQAYVIDDLLQSQGMKKGDITLVSVDGGPETYRRIADPNSLITATMMIPFEQLGTSAIDSIDRIVVKKEPKEKVAAGPYRFMDSVLVDETNVQKFLQPAAK is encoded by the coding sequence ATGAACAAACTCCTGAAGCGCACGCTGCTGGCCAGCGCCTTCGCCGTCCAGGCCCTGGCCGCCAGCGCCGCCCACGCCTTTGACGTCGGCATCGTCGCCTTCCAGATGTCGTCCGAAACGCACGCGCGCGTCGCCAACGCCGCGGCCGAAGCGGCCCGCGCCAAGGGCTGGACCGTCACCCAACTGAACGCCGAAGGCTCCTTGCCCAAGCTGGCCGAACAGCTCGACACCCTGGTCAACAAAAAGGTCGACGCTATCGTCATCGCCATGGGCAAGCCGGTAGAGACCGACGCCCAGCTGCAATCCGCCAAGGAAAAAGGCATCCCCGTCGTCGGCGTCATGTCCGGCGCCAGTCCGCACATGCTGTTCGACGTCGAAGTCAACGAATACGCCACCGGCGCCCAGTCCGTGCTGTACCTGTTGGGCAAGATGGGCTACCAGGGCAACATCCTGTCCGCCCGCTTTGACGGCAACTCCGGCACCCGCATCCGCGGCAAGATGCTCGATGCCGTATTGACGGAGAACACCGCCGTCAAGGACCTGGCCAAGTTCAGCATGGCCCGCACCCAAAGCTGGCGCGACGATGTCCGCAATGGCATGCAAGCTCTGTTCCTGCGTCACCAGGGCCAGTTCAAGGGCGTATGGGCATCGTTCGACGGCCAAGCCTACGTCATCGACGACCTGCTGCAATCCCAAGGCATGAAGAAGGGCGACATCACCCTGGTGTCCGTGGACGGCGGCCCTGAAACCTACCGCCGCATCGCCGACCCCAACAGCCTGATCACCGCCACCATGATGATCCCGTTCGAACAGCTGGGCACGAGCGCCATCGACTCCATCGACCGCATCGTCGTCAAGAAGGAACCCAAGGAAAAAGTCGCCGCCGGCCCGTACCGGTTCATGGACTCGGTGCTGGTCGACGAGACCAACGTCCAGAAATTCCTGCAACCCGCCGCCAAATAA
- a CDS encoding ATP-binding cassette domain-containing protein, whose product MTAALSLRQIRKSYGAVEALKGVDLDVPEGKVMAICGDNGAGKSTLIRIISGAQEPSGGELSLNGQKVVFGSPHDALVQGIATIYQDLALAPRLSIWENVFMGAELVRRVGLFSVLDKRRMAVDARGYLQRLSVPIEDMDRPVERMSGGQRQAVAIARALRWDARVVIMDEPTAALGVKETALVLNLVRKLREEGRTVILISHNMADVVALADRVAILKSGTKVIERDVAGLDADALAHMVMTGKE is encoded by the coding sequence ATGACCGCCGCGCTGTCGCTACGCCAGATCCGCAAGTCCTATGGGGCTGTCGAGGCCTTGAAGGGCGTGGACCTGGACGTGCCCGAGGGCAAGGTCATGGCCATCTGCGGCGACAACGGCGCAGGCAAATCCACACTGATCCGCATCATCTCCGGCGCGCAGGAACCCAGCGGCGGAGAACTGAGCCTGAACGGCCAGAAGGTGGTGTTCGGATCGCCCCACGATGCGCTGGTGCAGGGCATCGCCACGATTTACCAGGACCTGGCGCTGGCACCCCGCCTGTCGATCTGGGAGAACGTCTTCATGGGCGCCGAACTGGTGCGCCGCGTGGGCTTGTTCAGCGTCCTGGACAAGCGCCGCATGGCGGTCGATGCGCGCGGGTATCTGCAACGACTGTCCGTGCCCATCGAAGACATGGACCGCCCGGTGGAACGCATGTCCGGCGGCCAGCGCCAGGCCGTCGCCATCGCCCGCGCCCTGCGCTGGGACGCGCGCGTCGTCATCATGGACGAACCCACCGCCGCGCTGGGCGTCAAGGAAACGGCGCTGGTGCTGAACCTGGTGCGCAAGCTGCGCGAAGAAGGGCGCACCGTAATCCTGATCAGCCACAACATGGCCGACGTAGTCGCGCTGGCCGACCGGGTCGCAATCCTGAAGAGCGGGACGAAGGTCATCGAACGCGATGTGGCCGGGCTGGACGCCGATGCGCTGGCGCACATGGTGATGACCGGCAAGGAATGA
- a CDS encoding peptidylprolyl isomerase: MAQASARHILVSTEARANELKTAIENGADFAQLAKENSSCPSSRDGGNLGSFGPGQMVKEFDTVVFSAPVGVVQGPVKTQFGYHLVEVTSRKD; the protein is encoded by the coding sequence ATGGCACAAGCCTCCGCCCGTCATATCCTCGTCTCCACCGAAGCCCGCGCCAACGAACTCAAGACCGCCATTGAAAATGGCGCTGACTTCGCTCAGCTCGCCAAGGAAAACTCCAGCTGCCCGTCGAGCCGTGACGGTGGCAACCTGGGTTCCTTTGGCCCGGGCCAGATGGTCAAGGAATTCGATACCGTCGTGTTCAGCGCCCCGGTTGGCGTGGTCCAGGGCCCGGTGAAGACCCAGTTCGGTTATCACCTGGTTGAAGTGACCAGCCGCAAGGACTAA